One Thermus sp. CCB_US3_UF1 DNA window includes the following coding sequences:
- a CDS encoding ABC transporter ATP-binding protein: MTVIQTQGLTKRYGRVVAVEDLNLSVEEGEVFGLLGPNGSGKTTTILMLLGLTEPTAGEARVLGLDPMRQPLEVKARVGYLPDQVGFYGELTAWENLRYTTRLLGLPEAEARARIQEVLERMGLWEVRERRVAAFSRGMRQRLGLAEVLLKRPKVAILDEPTLGLDPEAAREFLELIKGLKAEGITILLSSHLLHQVQEICDRVGLFHKGRLALLGTVEELSQRVLGGGYEIQLEASPGLEASIRALEGVARVEAEGGRYRVWATRDLRPELAQVAVAQGSLYSLTLRRPSLDEVYAHYFQEVAHAA, translated from the coding sequence ATGACGGTCATCCAAACCCAGGGCCTCACCAAGCGCTACGGCCGGGTGGTGGCCGTGGAGGACCTGAACCTTTCCGTGGAGGAGGGGGAGGTCTTTGGCCTCCTGGGCCCCAACGGCTCGGGGAAGACCACCACCATCCTCATGCTCCTGGGCCTCACCGAGCCCACGGCCGGGGAGGCCCGGGTCCTGGGCCTGGACCCCATGCGCCAGCCCCTCGAGGTCAAGGCCCGGGTGGGCTACCTCCCCGACCAGGTGGGCTTCTACGGGGAGCTCACCGCCTGGGAGAACCTGCGCTACACCACCCGGCTTCTGGGCCTTCCCGAGGCCGAGGCCAGGGCCCGGATCCAAGAGGTCCTGGAGCGAATGGGGCTTTGGGAGGTGAGGGAACGCCGGGTGGCCGCCTTCAGCCGGGGGATGCGCCAGCGCCTAGGCCTGGCCGAGGTTCTCCTGAAGCGGCCCAAGGTGGCCATCCTGGACGAACCCACCTTAGGCCTGGACCCGGAGGCGGCCCGGGAGTTTCTGGAGCTCATCAAGGGCCTGAAGGCCGAAGGGATCACCATCCTCCTCTCCAGCCACCTCCTCCACCAGGTGCAGGAGATCTGCGACCGGGTAGGGCTTTTTCACAAGGGGCGGCTGGCCCTCCTGGGCACGGTGGAGGAGCTTTCCCAGCGGGTCCTGGGGGGCGGGTACGAGATCCAGCTGGAGGCGAGCCCAGGCCTCGAGGCCTCCATAAGGGCCCTGGAGGGGGTGGCCCGGGTGGAGGCCGAGGGGGGCCGCTACCGGGTCTGGGCCACCCGAGACCTGCGGCCGGAGCTGGCCCAGGTGGCGGTGGCCCAGGGGAGCCTCTATAGCCTAACCCTCCGCCGCCCCAGCCTGGACGAGGTCTACGCCCACTACTTCCAGGAGGTGGCCCATGCGGCGTGA
- a CDS encoding ABC transporter permease: MRREGSPWTGLWAVFFKEMADHLTGLRMRILEGLILLSALAAVYTGTQTLRQTVGEDPYLYLKLLTTAQDPLPSFVGFLSFFVPLAAIALAFDAVNGEYARGTLSRILSQPIYRDALLFGKFLAGLGTLAVLLLALFLLVVGLGLFTLGVPPEAEEMARAFFFLLSTLAYAGVWLALGLLFSVLFRQPATAALAAIGVWLFFAVFFPILTDLAANALLLQADPFDPESQLRQANLALWISRLSPNTLYAEALTAVLNPAVRSLGPILITQLEGAVLGTPLPLGQSLLLVWPQLTGLFALFILLFTLAYVVFQRQEVRA; this comes from the coding sequence ATGCGGCGTGAAGGTTCCCCCTGGACTGGGCTTTGGGCCGTCTTCTTCAAGGAGATGGCCGACCACCTCACGGGGCTGAGGATGCGGATCCTCGAGGGGCTGATCCTCCTTTCCGCCCTGGCCGCGGTCTATACCGGCACCCAGACCCTGCGCCAAACCGTGGGGGAGGACCCCTACCTCTACCTCAAGCTCCTCACCACCGCCCAGGATCCCCTGCCCTCCTTCGTGGGCTTCCTCTCCTTCTTCGTACCCCTGGCCGCCATCGCCTTGGCCTTTGACGCGGTGAACGGGGAGTACGCCCGGGGCACCCTTTCCCGCATCCTCTCCCAGCCCATCTACCGGGACGCCCTCCTCTTCGGCAAGTTCCTGGCGGGGCTCGGCACCCTGGCGGTCCTCCTCCTGGCCCTTTTCCTCCTGGTGGTGGGCCTCGGCCTTTTCACCCTAGGGGTTCCCCCAGAGGCCGAGGAGATGGCCCGGGCCTTCTTCTTCCTCCTGTCCACCCTGGCCTACGCCGGGGTGTGGCTGGCCCTGGGCCTCCTTTTCTCCGTCCTCTTCCGCCAGCCCGCCACCGCGGCCTTGGCGGCCATCGGGGTATGGCTTTTCTTCGCCGTCTTCTTCCCCATCCTCACCGACCTGGCCGCCAACGCCCTCCTCCTCCAGGCCGACCCCTTTGACCCGGAAAGCCAGCTGAGGCAGGCTAACCTGGCCCTTTGGATCTCCCGCCTTTCCCCCAACACCCTCTACGCGGAAGCCCTCACCGCCGTCCTCAACCCGGCGGTGCGCTCCCTGGGGCCCATCCTCATCACCCAGCTGGAGGGGGCCGTGCTGGGCACCCCTTTGCCCCTGGGCCAAAGCCTCCTCCTGGTCTGGCCCCAGCTCACGGGCCTCTTCGCCCTCTTCATCCTCCTTTTCACCCTGGCCTACGTGGTCTTCCAGCGGCAGGAGGTGCGGGCCTAA
- a CDS encoding cupin domain-containing protein, producing the protein MGGMKPVVKQAAHVEARPVERGEKAFIQVLIGPEDGAPHFITRKFTLLPGGRIPKHKHPTIEHEQFVLSGRMKVFLGNEVKEVAAGQAVYIPPDTPHAYVNEGEEPVEFLCVIPKTSAYATEWLED; encoded by the coding sequence ATGGGCGGCATGAAGCCCGTGGTCAAGCAGGCGGCCCATGTGGAGGCCCGCCCCGTGGAGCGGGGGGAGAAGGCCTTCATCCAGGTCCTCATCGGCCCCGAGGACGGCGCGCCCCACTTCATCACCCGCAAGTTCACCCTCCTTCCCGGGGGCCGCATCCCCAAGCACAAGCACCCCACCATTGAGCACGAGCAGTTCGTGCTTTCCGGCCGCATGAAGGTCTTCTTGGGGAACGAGGTCAAGGAGGTGGCCGCGGGCCAGGCGGTCTACATCCCCCCGGATACCCCCCACGCCTACGTGAACGAGGGGGAGGAACCGGTGGAGTTCCTCTGCGTCATCCCCAAGACGAGCGCTTACGCCACCGAGTGGCTGGAGGACTAG
- a CDS encoding phosphoribosyltransferase, whose translation MRFRDRRHAGALLAEALVPLGLERPVVLGIPRGGVVVAEEVARRLGGELDVVLVRKVGAPGNPEFALGAVGEKGELVLRPYALQHADQSYLEREAARQKDTLRKRAERYRKVRAKVPLGGRDVVLVDDGIATGSTMEAALSVVLAERPRRVVVAVPVASPEVVERLKGQAEVVALSTPPDFAAVGAYYMDFGEVTDEEVEGLLLQWAA comes from the coding sequence ATGCGCTTCCGTGACCGCCGGCATGCCGGAGCCCTCCTGGCTGAAGCCCTGGTGCCCCTGGGCCTGGAGCGTCCCGTGGTCTTGGGCATCCCCCGGGGAGGGGTGGTGGTGGCCGAGGAGGTGGCCAGGCGTCTGGGGGGGGAACTGGACGTGGTCCTGGTGCGCAAGGTGGGCGCTCCGGGGAACCCGGAGTTCGCCCTGGGGGCCGTGGGGGAGAAGGGGGAGCTGGTCCTCCGGCCCTACGCCCTGCAGCACGCCGACCAAAGCTACCTGGAGCGGGAGGCGGCGCGGCAGAAGGACACTCTCCGCAAGCGGGCGGAGCGCTACCGCAAGGTGCGGGCCAAGGTGCCCCTGGGGGGCCGGGACGTGGTCTTGGTGGACGATGGCATCGCCACCGGTTCCACCATGGAGGCCGCCTTGAGCGTGGTCTTGGCGGAAAGGCCCCGGCGGGTGGTGGTGGCCGTGCCCGTGGCCAGCCCGGAGGTGGTGGAAAGGCTTAAGGGGCAGGCCGAGGTGGTGGCCCTCTCCACCCCGCCCGATTTCGCCGCGGTGGGGGCCTATTACATGGACTTTGGCGAGGTGACGGACGAGGAGGTGGAGGGGCTTCTGCTACAATGGGCGGCATGA
- a CDS encoding long-chain fatty acid--CoA ligase → MAEVRAKPWLAHYDPGVPAEIQVPPIPLWRLLEESARRFPQNVALEFLGKTLTYAELWEKSRRFAGGLKALGVKPGDRVAIMLPNSPQFVIAFFGTLLAGGVGVNVNPLYTPRELRHQLKDAGAETLVILDHLLPRFLEVEGETPVKRTVVTGIKDFLPFPKNLLYPLKARKDKLPLGFPKRQGFHAFTRLLQSAPAEPHPSDPEDLALLQYTGGTTGISKGAMLTHRNLVANVLQIDAWDPTSRELLGKGVMLGALPFFHVYGMTVAMNYGLFSGYKIVLLPRPEIKPIVEAIEKHGVTHFPGVPTLYVAFNNFPGIEGRNVKSIRICLSGAAPLPVEVAKRFEEITGARLIEGYGLSEASPVTHSNPVEGVVKKGSIGMPLPSVEAKVVDEEGKELPPGEVGELILKGPNVMKGYWNRPEESQKTLKDGWLFTGDLAKMDPDGYFYIVDRKKDMIIAGGYNIYPREVEEVLYQHPAVQEAAVVGVPDPYRGETVAAFIVLKNEYKGKVSEKDIETFCRQNLAAYKVPRILQFRDTLPKSSVGKILRRELREEFAKGRG, encoded by the coding sequence ATGGCCGAAGTGCGTGCGAAACCTTGGCTTGCCCATTACGACCCAGGCGTGCCCGCGGAGATCCAGGTCCCCCCCATCCCCCTTTGGCGCCTCCTGGAGGAGAGCGCCCGCCGCTTCCCCCAGAACGTGGCCCTGGAGTTCCTGGGCAAGACCCTGACCTACGCCGAGCTTTGGGAAAAGTCCCGACGCTTTGCCGGGGGGCTCAAGGCCCTGGGGGTGAAGCCGGGGGACCGGGTGGCCATCATGCTACCCAACTCCCCCCAGTTCGTCATCGCCTTCTTCGGCACCCTGCTGGCCGGGGGGGTGGGGGTGAACGTCAACCCCCTGTACACGCCGAGGGAGCTAAGGCACCAGCTGAAGGACGCAGGGGCGGAAACCCTGGTCATCCTGGACCACCTTCTGCCCCGCTTTCTGGAGGTGGAGGGGGAAACCCCCGTGAAGCGCACCGTGGTCACCGGGATCAAGGACTTCCTCCCCTTCCCCAAAAACCTCCTCTACCCCTTGAAGGCCCGTAAGGACAAGCTCCCCTTGGGCTTTCCCAAGCGGCAGGGCTTCCATGCCTTCACCCGCCTCCTGCAGAGCGCCCCCGCCGAACCCCACCCCTCAGACCCCGAAGACCTGGCCCTTTTGCAGTACACCGGGGGCACCACGGGGATCTCCAAGGGGGCCATGCTCACCCACCGCAACCTGGTGGCCAACGTGCTGCAGATCGACGCCTGGGACCCCACCTCCAGGGAGCTCCTGGGCAAGGGGGTCATGCTGGGGGCCTTGCCCTTCTTCCACGTCTACGGCATGACCGTGGCCATGAACTACGGGCTTTTCTCTGGGTACAAGATCGTCCTCCTGCCCCGGCCAGAGATCAAGCCCATCGTGGAGGCCATTGAAAAGCACGGGGTCACCCACTTCCCCGGGGTGCCCACCCTCTACGTGGCCTTCAACAACTTCCCCGGGATTGAGGGGCGCAATGTCAAGAGCATCCGCATCTGCCTCTCGGGGGCGGCTCCCTTGCCGGTGGAGGTGGCCAAGCGCTTTGAGGAGATCACCGGGGCCCGGCTCATCGAGGGGTACGGCCTATCCGAGGCCAGCCCGGTCACCCACTCCAACCCCGTGGAGGGGGTGGTGAAGAAGGGCTCCATCGGCATGCCCCTGCCCAGCGTGGAGGCCAAGGTGGTGGACGAGGAGGGCAAGGAACTCCCCCCAGGCGAGGTGGGCGAACTCATCCTCAAAGGCCCCAACGTCATGAAAGGCTACTGGAACCGCCCAGAAGAGTCCCAAAAAACCCTCAAAGATGGCTGGCTCTTCACCGGCGACCTCGCCAAAATGGACCCCGATGGCTACTTCTACATCGTAGACCGCAAAAAAGACATGATCATCGCCGGCGGCTACAACATCTACCCCCGTGAAGTAGAAGAAGTCCTCTACCAGCACCCAGCCGTCCAAGAAGCCGCCGTCGTCGGCGTCCCAGACCCCTACCGCGGCGAAACCGTGGCCGCCTTCATCGTCCTCAAAAACGAGTACAAAGGCAAAGTCTCCGAAAAAGACATCGAAACCTTCTGCCGCCAAAACCTCGCCGCCTACAAGGTCCCCCGCATCCTCCAGTTCCGCGACACCCTACCCAAGTCCAGCGTGGGGAAGATCCTCAGGCGCGAGCTCCGGGAGGAGTTCGCCAAAGGACGAGGCTAG
- a CDS encoding cysteine desulfurase family protein, whose protein sequence is MRVYLDHAATTPLDPEVREAMRGVEEAFGNPSSVHRFGQEARRVLEGARERIAALLGVRPREVVFTASGSEANALALLGVALAKGRGHVVSTEVEHAAVLGALRLLERLGFAVTRLKPDRFGLVYPEQVAEALRPDTVLVSVMAANNELGTLYPVDEIAQVVHAHGALFHTDAVQAIGQVPFRAEEVGADLVSLSAHKFYGPKGVGALLVRQGVDLVPLVPGKQEGGRRGGTPNPVLAHGMAVALEKALRLLPEEAPRLLALRRRLEEGLLSVEGVELNGHPERRLPKLVNVTVKGADGEVLLLALDLLGVAASSGSACSAGSLEASHVLLALGRSPEEAKASLRFSLGRFTTLAEVEGAVAAFREAVARARS, encoded by the coding sequence ATGAGGGTTTACCTGGACCACGCGGCCACCACCCCCCTGGACCCCGAGGTGCGGGAGGCCATGCGGGGGGTGGAGGAGGCCTTTGGCAACCCCAGCAGCGTCCACCGCTTCGGCCAGGAGGCCCGCCGGGTCCTGGAGGGGGCGCGGGAGCGGATAGCCGCCCTCCTGGGGGTGCGCCCCCGGGAGGTGGTCTTCACCGCCTCGGGCTCCGAGGCCAACGCCCTGGCCCTCCTGGGCGTGGCCCTGGCCAAGGGGCGGGGGCACGTGGTGAGCACGGAGGTGGAGCACGCCGCGGTCCTGGGGGCCTTGAGGCTTTTGGAACGCCTGGGCTTCGCCGTGACCCGGCTTAAGCCCGACCGCTTCGGCCTGGTCTACCCGGAGCAGGTGGCGGAGGCCCTGCGCCCCGATACCGTGCTGGTCAGCGTCATGGCCGCCAACAACGAGCTGGGCACCCTGTACCCGGTGGACGAGATCGCCCAGGTGGTCCACGCCCACGGGGCCCTCTTCCATACGGATGCGGTGCAGGCCATCGGCCAGGTCCCCTTCCGGGCCGAGGAGGTGGGGGCGGACCTGGTCTCCTTAAGCGCCCACAAGTTCTACGGACCCAAGGGCGTCGGGGCCCTCCTGGTGCGCCAGGGGGTGGACCTTGTCCCCTTGGTGCCGGGCAAGCAGGAGGGGGGACGCCGGGGGGGTACGCCCAACCCGGTCTTGGCCCACGGGATGGCGGTGGCCTTGGAGAAAGCCCTGAGGCTCCTGCCTGAGGAGGCTCCCCGCCTTCTGGCCCTGCGGCGGCGCCTGGAAGAGGGGCTCCTCTCCGTGGAGGGGGTGGAGCTGAACGGCCACCCCGAGCGCCGCCTGCCCAAGCTGGTCAACGTGACCGTGAAGGGGGCCGACGGGGAGGTTTTGCTCCTGGCCCTGGACCTCCTGGGGGTGGCGGCCTCCTCGGGCTCGGCTTGTTCCGCGGGGAGCCTCGAGGCCTCCCACGTCCTCTTGGCCCTAGGCCGCTCCCCGGAGGAGGCCAAGGCCTCCTTGCGCTTCTCCCTGGGCCGCTTCACCACCCTGGCCGAGGTGGAAGGGGCGGTGGCGGCCTTCCGGGAAGCCGTGGCCCGGGCGCGCTCCTAG
- a CDS encoding Rrf2 family transcriptional regulator, which yields MWVSTKAQYGLRALVEIGLRAPEAVPLKEVAEAQGISQHYLEQIAAQLRRAGFIRSVRGAKGGYRLARPPERVTALEVVEALEGSLAPVSCIEDPESCAKVGQCSTELLWKRVDLAMRQVLGGTTLKDLIEERKLIEAKRLIQLEPTG from the coding sequence ATGTGGGTTTCCACAAAGGCCCAGTATGGCCTGCGTGCCCTGGTGGAGATCGGCCTGCGGGCCCCCGAGGCTGTGCCCCTGAAGGAGGTGGCGGAGGCCCAGGGCATCAGCCAGCACTACCTGGAGCAGATCGCTGCCCAGCTGCGCCGCGCGGGGTTCATCCGCTCCGTGCGGGGGGCCAAGGGGGGGTACCGCCTGGCCCGGCCCCCGGAGCGGGTCACGGCCTTGGAGGTGGTGGAGGCCCTGGAGGGAAGCCTGGCCCCCGTCTCCTGCATTGAGGACCCGGAGAGCTGCGCCAAGGTGGGGCAGTGCTCCACCGAGCTCCTCTGGAAGCGGGTGGACCTGGCCATGCGCCAGGTCCTGGGGGGCACCACCCTGAAGGACCTCATTGAGGAGCGGAAGCTCATTGAGGCTAAGCGCCTCATCCAGTTGGAACCCACCGGATGA
- a CDS encoding metal ABC transporter permease → MLEALAYPFFQRALLAGLLVSLLSGLLSPLVVQRRLSFLGDGLAHAAFAGVALGLFLRGEPLGFALPFTFLVALAITFVKERTELSEDTAIGVFFALSVALGAVFLAKAKGYVGDAMGYLFGSLLAVGPADLWALGLVFLLGLFLLPLWGPLAYATLDRELALADRVPVGRHDYLLSGFIAVALVLAVKVVGILLVAAFLVIPGAAARLLARTFAGLTLLSLLLAALSTLIGLLASFLLDWPSGASVVLVQALFFALAFTKTLFPGGK, encoded by the coding sequence ATGCTTGAAGCCCTGGCCTACCCCTTCTTCCAGCGGGCCCTCCTGGCCGGGCTCCTGGTCAGCCTCCTTTCCGGGCTCCTCTCGCCCTTGGTGGTGCAACGGAGGCTTTCCTTCCTGGGGGATGGCCTGGCCCACGCAGCCTTCGCCGGGGTGGCCCTGGGGCTTTTCCTGCGGGGGGAACCCCTTGGGTTTGCCCTCCCCTTCACCTTCTTGGTGGCCCTGGCCATCACCTTCGTCAAGGAGCGGACCGAGCTTTCCGAGGACACCGCCATCGGGGTCTTCTTCGCCCTTTCCGTGGCCCTGGGGGCGGTCTTCCTGGCCAAGGCCAAGGGGTACGTGGGGGACGCCATGGGCTACCTTTTCGGCTCCCTCCTGGCGGTGGGGCCCGCCGACCTTTGGGCCTTGGGCCTGGTGTTCCTCCTGGGCCTATTCCTCCTGCCCCTTTGGGGCCCTTTGGCCTACGCCACCCTGGATCGGGAGCTGGCCCTGGCCGACCGGGTCCCCGTGGGGCGCCACGACTACCTGCTTTCCGGCTTCATCGCCGTGGCCTTGGTCCTGGCGGTCAAAGTGGTGGGCATCCTGCTGGTGGCGGCCTTTCTGGTCATCCCTGGGGCGGCGGCGCGCCTACTTGCCCGCACCTTTGCCGGCCTCACCCTCCTCTCCCTTCTCCTCGCGGCCCTTTCCACCCTCATTGGCCTCCTGGCCTCCTTCCTCCTGGACTGGCCCAGCGGGGCCAGCGTGGTCCTGGTGCAGGCCCTTTTCTTTGCCCTGGCCTTCACAAAAACCCTATTCCCAGGCGGCAAATAG
- a CDS encoding metal ABC transporter ATP-binding protein, whose amino-acid sequence MWALEVEGLSVRFGEFRALEEVALRVPEGAFVAIVGPNGAGKSTLLKAVLGLVAFRGEVRVFGRSPAEADPLWFGYVPQLKTFDRTFPALALELVATGLLRRWPFRLSREVRQKALEALAQVGAEGLAERPLGRLSGGQLQRVYLARALIRRPRILLLDEPATGVDRVGEVDLYRYLEAYQEASRATVLMITHDWEAAHHASHVLVLNRRVVGFGPPERALSEECLRQAFGHLGHAHGLFVGGGHA is encoded by the coding sequence ATGTGGGCCCTCGAGGTGGAAGGCCTCTCCGTACGCTTCGGGGAGTTCCGGGCCCTGGAGGAGGTTGCCCTGCGGGTGCCCGAGGGGGCCTTCGTGGCCATCGTAGGCCCCAACGGGGCGGGGAAGAGCACCCTCTTGAAGGCGGTGCTGGGTCTTGTGGCCTTCCGGGGAGAGGTCCGGGTCTTTGGACGGTCCCCGGCGGAGGCTGACCCCCTCTGGTTCGGCTACGTGCCCCAGCTCAAGACCTTTGACCGCACCTTTCCCGCCTTGGCCCTGGAGCTGGTGGCCACGGGGCTTCTGCGGCGCTGGCCCTTCCGCCTCTCCCGGGAGGTGCGGCAAAAGGCCCTGGAGGCCCTGGCCCAGGTGGGGGCCGAGGGGTTGGCGGAGCGCCCTCTGGGCCGGCTTTCCGGAGGGCAGCTCCAGCGGGTCTACCTGGCCCGGGCCCTGATCCGCAGGCCGCGCATCCTCCTCCTGGACGAGCCCGCCACCGGGGTGGACCGGGTGGGGGAGGTGGACCTCTACCGCTACCTGGAGGCCTACCAGGAGGCCTCGAGGGCCACGGTCCTCATGATCACCCACGACTGGGAGGCGGCCCACCACGCCAGCCACGTCCTGGTCCTGAACCGGCGGGTGGTGGGCTTTGGCCCCCCGGAGCGGGCCCTGAGCGAGGAATGCCTGCGCCAGGCTTTCGGCCACCTGGGCCATGCCCACGGCCTCTTCGTGGGGGGCGGCCATGCTTGA
- a CDS encoding ABC transporter ATP-binding protein: MSLNPTRPEDLGPILLLVNNIEVVYHDIIQVLRGVSLKVPEGRITALLGPNGAGKTTTLRAISGLLIPEDGEVVRGEILYRGEPIHNRPPEEIVKLGIVQVLEGRRVFKHLTVEENLRVGTLTRREGQLKEELDRIYGYFPRLADLRHRLAGYCSGGEQQMIAIGRALLAKPRLLLLDEPSLGLAPLLVREIFDIVARVNAEEGVTVLVVEQNARVALSIAHYGYIMETGRIVLEGDRDYLLENPDVQEFYLGVAKGGGRKSFKEVKAYKRRKRFM; the protein is encoded by the coding sequence ATGAGCCTGAACCCCACGCGTCCAGAAGATTTGGGTCCCATCCTCCTCCTGGTCAACAACATTGAGGTGGTCTACCACGACATCATCCAGGTCCTGCGGGGCGTTTCCCTGAAGGTGCCCGAGGGGCGGATCACGGCCCTTTTGGGCCCCAACGGGGCGGGGAAGACCACCACCCTTCGGGCCATCTCCGGCCTCCTCATCCCCGAGGACGGGGAGGTGGTGCGGGGGGAGATCCTCTACCGGGGGGAGCCCATCCACAACCGCCCGCCGGAGGAGATCGTGAAGCTGGGCATCGTCCAGGTGCTGGAGGGCCGCCGGGTCTTCAAGCACCTCACGGTGGAGGAGAACCTGCGGGTGGGCACCCTGACCCGGCGGGAAGGCCAGCTGAAGGAGGAGCTGGACCGCATCTACGGCTACTTCCCCCGCCTGGCCGACCTAAGGCATCGGCTGGCCGGCTACTGCTCCGGGGGGGAGCAGCAGATGATCGCCATTGGCCGCGCCCTCCTGGCCAAGCCCCGGCTCCTCCTACTGGACGAGCCCTCCCTGGGCCTGGCCCCCCTCTTGGTGCGGGAGATCTTTGACATCGTGGCCCGGGTGAACGCCGAGGAGGGGGTTACCGTGCTGGTGGTGGAGCAAAACGCCCGGGTGGCCCTCTCCATCGCCCATTACGGCTACATCATGGAGACGGGACGGATCGTGCTGGAGGGGGACCGGGACTACCTCCTGGAGAACCCCGACGTGCAGGAGTTCTACCTGGGGGTGGCCAAGGGAGGTGGGCGCAAGAGCTTCAAGGAGGTCAAGGCCTACAAGAGGCGGAAGCGCTTCATGTAG
- a CDS encoding ABC transporter substrate-binding protein: protein MRKAILGVLAALGLALGQQQVTLFWSGAITGATSETGAPYGAGIEDYCRHMARSIPGIVLNCVVRDDRYDNATTQRLFEEAVDRFKIPIYLGYSTGGMLQMKALVQELKIVTMPASNHVGLIDPPNGDYFFIPVSTYSEQVVALLEYIAKQKRGAKVALVVHPSPFGRAPVEDARKAAQQLGLQIVDVQEVGGGNLDNTALLRRFEAAGVEFVVHQNVAGPVANILKDTRRLGLSGKIRHLGAVYTGGVDLIALAGEAAEGFLWASPYFTPQDDTPGMRLQKELVARFGRPASYAENHNYTAGMLAAAIAVEAIRRAQERFKRVTNETVYQAIVGMNGPNAFKPGLAVSTKLGIEVDFTKSERTGAEGLRILEVKGGRFVPITEPFTSALFRRVHYGQ from the coding sequence ATGCGAAAGGCTATCTTGGGTGTGTTGGCGGCGTTGGGGTTGGCCTTGGGCCAGCAGCAGGTGACCCTCTTCTGGTCCGGGGCCATTACCGGGGCCACCTCGGAGACCGGGGCCCCCTATGGCGCGGGGATTGAGGACTACTGCCGGCACATGGCCCGGTCCATCCCGGGGATCGTCCTGAACTGCGTGGTACGGGACGACCGCTACGACAACGCCACCACGCAGCGCCTCTTTGAGGAGGCGGTGGACCGCTTCAAGATCCCCATCTACCTGGGCTACAGCACGGGGGGCATGCTGCAGATGAAGGCCCTGGTCCAGGAGCTGAAGATCGTCACCATGCCCGCCTCCAACCACGTGGGCCTCATTGACCCCCCCAACGGGGACTACTTCTTCATCCCCGTCTCCACCTACTCGGAGCAGGTGGTGGCCCTCCTGGAGTACATCGCCAAGCAGAAGCGAGGGGCCAAGGTGGCCCTGGTGGTCCACCCCTCCCCCTTTGGCCGGGCCCCGGTGGAGGACGCCAGGAAGGCGGCGCAGCAGCTGGGCCTGCAGATCGTGGACGTCCAGGAGGTGGGTGGCGGCAACCTGGACAACACCGCCCTCCTCCGGCGCTTTGAGGCCGCGGGGGTGGAGTTTGTGGTCCACCAGAACGTGGCCGGCCCCGTGGCCAACATCCTGAAGGACACCCGCAGGCTCGGCCTTTCCGGCAAGATCCGCCACCTGGGGGCGGTGTACACCGGCGGGGTGGACCTCATCGCCCTGGCGGGGGAGGCGGCGGAGGGCTTCCTCTGGGCTAGCCCCTATTTCACGCCCCAGGACGACACCCCGGGCATGCGCCTGCAGAAGGAGCTGGTGGCGCGGTTTGGCCGTCCCGCCAGCTACGCGGAGAACCACAACTACACCGCGGGCATGCTGGCCGCGGCCATCGCCGTTGAGGCCATCCGCCGGGCCCAGGAGCGCTTCAAGCGGGTGACCAACGAGACCGTCTACCAGGCCATCGTGGGCATGAACGGGCCCAACGCCTTCAAGCCGGGCCTGGCGGTGTCCACCAAGCTGGGGATTGAGGTGGACTTCACCAAGAGCGAGCGCACCGGGGCCGAGGGCCTGCGGATCCTCGAGGTCAAGGGCGGCCGCTTCGTGCCCATCACCGAGCCCTTCACCTCCGCCCTCTTCCGCCGCGTCCACTACGGCCAGTAA